One window of Bacteroides sp. AN502(2024) genomic DNA carries:
- a CDS encoding uracil-DNA glycosylase produces the protein MNVQIEESWKAHLQPEFDKDYFRALTDFVKSEYRQYQIFPPGKLIFNAFNLCPFDKVKVVIIGQDPYHGPGQAHGLCFSVNDGVPFPPSLVNIFKEIKADIGTDAPTTGNLTRWAEQGVLLLNATLTVRAHQAGSHQNRGWETFTDAAIRTLAEEKENLVFILWGSYAQKKGAFIDRSKHLVLTSAHPSPLSAYNGFFGNKHFSRTNDYLKAHGKTEITW, from the coding sequence ATGAACGTACAGATTGAAGAAAGTTGGAAAGCTCATTTACAACCTGAATTTGACAAAGACTACTTTCGCGCATTGACAGACTTCGTCAAAAGCGAATATAGACAGTATCAGATTTTCCCTCCGGGAAAACTGATTTTCAATGCTTTCAACCTTTGTCCTTTCGATAAAGTGAAAGTTGTGATTATAGGGCAAGACCCTTATCATGGACCGGGACAAGCACATGGTCTCTGTTTCTCAGTAAATGACGGAGTACCTTTCCCTCCTTCATTAGTAAACATATTCAAAGAAATTAAAGCCGACATCGGTACAGATGCTCCCACTACGGGAAACCTGACCCGCTGGGCAGAACAAGGAGTATTGCTGCTCAACGCAACGCTGACCGTACGTGCCCACCAAGCAGGTTCACACCAAAACCGTGGCTGGGAAACATTTACTGATGCCGCAATCCGTACCTTGGCAGAAGAAAAAGAGAATCTGGTATTTATCTTATGGGGGTCGTATGCTCAAAAAAAAGGAGCTTTCATTGACCGCAGTAAGCACTTGGTACTGACTTCCGCCCATCCTTCTCCTCTTTCCGCCTACAACGGCTTCTTCGGAAATAAACATTTTAGCCGTACAAACGATTATCTAAAAGCCCACGGGAAAACGGAAATCACATGGTAA
- a CDS encoding bifunctional fucokinase/fucose-1-phosphate guanylyltransferase has product MQKLLSLPPNLIHCFHELEEVNHTDWFCTSDPIGSKLGSGGGTTWLLQACHQAFAPQESFSNWLGHEKRILLHAGGQSRRLPSYGPSGKILTPIPIFSWERGQKLGQNLLSLQLPLYERIMNQAPAGLNTLIASGDVYIRSEKPLQDIPNVDVVCYGLWVNPSLATHHGVFVSDRKKPEVLDFMLQKPSLEELESLSKTHLFLMDIGIWILSDRAIEVLMKRSLKGGTKDIHYYDLYSDYGLALGEHPKTKDKEINQLSVAILPLPGGEFYHYGTSRELISSTLAIQDKVRDQRRIMHRKVKPNPAIFIQNSITQVSLSADNANLWIENSHVGKEWKLGSRQIITGVPENQWSIHLPDGVCIDIIPIGENEFVARPYGLDDVFKGALDKITTTYLNIPFTRWMEERGIIWKDIKGRTDDLQSAFIFPKVASVKDLGILVRWMTSEPQLEEGKKLWLKAEKVSADEISASANLKRLYEQRKAFRKENWKGLATNYEKSVFYQLDLLDAANEFVRFKLDMPDVLKEDAAPMLRIHNRMLRARIMKLRENKDCAREEQEAFQLLRDGLLEVMSERKSHPILNVYSDQIVWGRSPVRIDVAGGWTDTPPYSLYSGGSVVNLAIELNGQPPLQVYVKPSKEYHITLRSIDMGAIEVIRNYEELQDYKKVGSPFSIPKAALTLAGFAPTFSTESYPSLAKQLEDFGSGIEITLLAAIPAGSGLGTSSILAFTVLGAINDFCGLAWDKNDICSYTLVLEQLLTTGGGWQDQYGGVFSGIKLLQSEAGFEQNPLVRWLPDQLFVHPDYRDCHLLYYTGITRTAKSILAEIVSSMFLNSGPHLSLLAEMKAHAMDMSESILRSNFNSFGRLVGKTWIQNQALDCGTNPPAVAAIIEKIKDYTLGYKLPGAGGGGYLYMVAKDPQAAGQIRRILTEQAPNSRARFVEMTLSDKGLQVSRS; this is encoded by the coding sequence ATGCAAAAGTTATTATCCTTACCACCCAATTTGATCCATTGCTTCCACGAACTGGAAGAAGTTAACCATACCGATTGGTTTTGTACATCAGACCCCATAGGGAGTAAACTAGGCTCCGGTGGCGGAACTACATGGTTATTGCAAGCTTGTCATCAGGCATTCGCACCACAAGAATCTTTCAGCAACTGGCTAGGACATGAAAAAAGAATATTGCTGCATGCAGGCGGACAAAGTCGTCGGCTACCCAGCTACGGTCCTTCCGGCAAAATATTAACTCCTATCCCGATCTTCAGTTGGGAAAGAGGGCAAAAGCTGGGACAAAATCTTCTATCATTGCAGCTTCCGCTCTATGAAAGGATTATGAATCAGGCTCCGGCCGGACTGAATACGCTGATTGCTAGCGGAGATGTATATATCCGTTCGGAAAAACCGCTTCAGGATATTCCGAATGTAGATGTAGTATGTTACGGTCTGTGGGTGAATCCTTCATTGGCAACTCATCATGGCGTGTTTGTTTCCGACCGGAAAAAACCGGAGGTGCTTGATTTCATGTTGCAGAAACCTTCTCTGGAAGAGTTGGAAAGTTTGTCGAAAACTCATCTTTTCCTGATGGATATCGGCATCTGGATTTTAAGTGACCGTGCCATAGAAGTACTGATGAAACGGTCATTGAAAGGAGGTACGAAAGATATTCATTATTATGATTTATATTCGGACTATGGTTTGGCTTTGGGAGAGCATCCTAAAACGAAAGATAAAGAAATCAATCAGTTGTCCGTGGCCATATTACCGTTGCCCGGTGGAGAATTCTATCATTACGGTACAAGTCGTGAACTGATTTCTTCTACTTTGGCCATACAGGATAAGGTGCGGGACCAAAGAAGAATTATGCACCGGAAAGTAAAACCGAATCCGGCTATCTTTATACAGAATTCCATCACACAAGTTTCTCTTTCTGCCGACAACGCCAATTTATGGATTGAAAATAGCCATGTGGGAAAAGAATGGAAATTAGGTTCCCGCCAGATCATTACAGGAGTTCCTGAAAACCAGTGGAGTATACATTTACCGGATGGGGTTTGCATCGATATTATTCCTATCGGCGAGAATGAGTTCGTTGCGCGTCCGTATGGATTGGATGATGTATTCAAAGGAGCGTTGGACAAAATAACGACTACTTACCTTAATATTCCTTTTACCCGTTGGATGGAAGAAAGGGGAATTATCTGGAAGGATATAAAAGGGCGTACAGATGATTTACAATCAGCATTCATCTTCCCCAAAGTGGCTTCTGTGAAAGATTTAGGCATACTAGTACGCTGGATGACATCAGAACCACAACTGGAAGAAGGGAAAAAACTTTGGTTGAAAGCAGAGAAAGTTTCCGCAGATGAAATATCCGCAAGCGCCAACCTCAAACGCCTCTACGAACAGCGCAAAGCTTTCCGCAAGGAGAACTGGAAAGGACTGGCGACCAATTATGAGAAAAGCGTGTTCTATCAACTCGATTTGCTGGATGCCGCCAATGAATTTGTACGTTTCAAATTAGATATGCCCGACGTCTTGAAAGAAGATGCCGCGCCCATGTTACGGATACACAACCGGATGCTTCGTGCACGTATCATGAAATTACGTGAAAACAAGGATTGTGCAAGAGAGGAACAGGAGGCTTTCCAACTACTTCGCGACGGTTTATTAGAAGTAATGAGCGAACGTAAAAGTCATCCCATACTCAACGTTTATTCCGACCAAATCGTATGGGGACGCAGTCCTGTGCGTATTGATGTGGCGGGAGGATGGACGGACACACCTCCCTACTCTCTTTATTCAGGAGGAAGCGTTGTAAATCTTGCTATCGAACTGAACGGTCAACCACCGCTACAAGTATATGTGAAACCCAGCAAGGAATATCACATCACTCTTCGTTCTATTGACATGGGTGCAATAGAAGTGATAAGAAATTACGAGGAACTGCAAGATTATAAAAAGGTAGGTTCTCCATTTTCTATTCCGAAAGCCGCCCTTACATTGGCGGGCTTTGCACCGACATTCTCTACAGAATCCTATCCTTCGTTAGCTAAACAATTGGAAGATTTCGGTTCCGGAATCGAAATTACTCTGCTGGCTGCTATTCCTGCAGGTTCTGGTTTGGGCACCAGTTCCATCCTGGCATTTACTGTGCTCGGAGCAATCAATGATTTCTGTGGACTGGCTTGGGATAAAAATGATATATGTAGTTACACATTAGTATTGGAACAACTCCTGACCACAGGAGGAGGCTGGCAAGACCAATATGGCGGTGTCTTTTCCGGTATTAAATTACTCCAATCCGAAGCTGGTTTCGAGCAGAATCCATTAGTACGCTGGTTACCCGACCAACTCTTTGTTCATCCTGATTACCGCGACTGTCATCTGTTATATTATACGGGAATTACTCGTACCGCTAAAAGTATCCTGGCCGAGATTGTCAGTTCCATGTTCCTCAATTCCGGTCCGCATCTAAGCTTGTTAGCCGAAATGAAAGCTCATGCAATGGATATGAGTGAATCCATTTTACGGAGTAATTTCAATAGTTTCGGTCGTTTAGTCGGCAAAACCTGGATACAGAACCAAGCATTAGATTGCGGAACCAATCCACCGGCAGTAGCAGCCATCATCGAGAAAATCAAAGATTACACCTTGGGATACAAACTCCCCGGTGCAGGTGGTGGCGGGTATCTGTATATGGTAGCAAAAGATCCGCAGGCAGCCGGACAAATCCGACGGATACTGACGGAACAAGCCCCTAATTCTCGTGCCCGTTTTGTAGAAATGACCCTCTCTGATAAAGGACTTCAGGTTTCAAGAAGCTAA
- a CDS encoding HAD family hydrolase has protein sequence MKKKLKAVLFDMDGVLFDSMPFHSEAWHKVMKSHGLTLSREEAYMHEGRTGASTINIVFQREWGREATQEEIESIYQEKSALFNSYPEAKPMPGTWELLQKVKRNGLIPMVVTGSGQLSLLERLEHNFPGMFHKELMVTAFDVKYGKPNPEPYLMALKKGGFKADEAVVVENAPLGVEAGHNAGIFTIAVNTGPLNGQVLLDAGADLLLPSMQALSDQWDMLFEKDI, from the coding sequence ATGAAAAAGAAACTGAAAGCCGTCCTGTTTGACATGGACGGCGTACTTTTTGACTCTATGCCATTCCATTCGGAAGCATGGCATAAAGTAATGAAATCTCATGGGCTCACTCTTAGTCGCGAAGAAGCATATATGCATGAAGGACGGACAGGAGCTTCTACAATCAATATTGTTTTTCAACGTGAATGGGGTAGAGAAGCCACCCAAGAAGAAATAGAAAGTATCTATCAGGAGAAAAGTGCTTTATTCAATTCATATCCCGAAGCAAAACCGATGCCCGGTACATGGGAGTTACTACAAAAAGTGAAGAGGAACGGGCTGATTCCGATGGTGGTCACCGGTTCCGGTCAGCTATCCCTGCTCGAACGGCTGGAACACAACTTCCCGGGAATGTTTCACAAAGAACTGATGGTTACAGCGTTCGATGTGAAATATGGCAAACCCAATCCCGAACCATATCTGATGGCTTTGAAAAAAGGAGGGTTCAAAGCAGATGAAGCTGTTGTAGTAGAGAACGCTCCGTTAGGAGTAGAAGCCGGACACAATGCGGGCATTTTCACCATAGCGGTCAATACGGGTCCTTTGAACGGACAAGTGTTGCTGGATGCCGGAGCAGATTTATTACTGCCATCCATGCAGGCGTTAAGCGACCAGTGGGATATGCTGTTTGAAAAGGACATCTAA
- a CDS encoding DUF5035 domain-containing protein encodes MKKSVLLLLPLFLGACSDNGESPVIKIERLYAKIESDDGNSGSGEKDYANQKEELPVLEVGDEVKAFLLLDGNGAELKTFKLQNDDEVDTKLFYEQAEVSTEGNLTDVEKGQLRFKDGVSKARIMVMATIKQVDKNGDVKLEFYLSSKAECEGAQEEIGLKTKAEDDQ; translated from the coding sequence ATGAAAAAGAGCGTATTATTGTTGCTACCATTGTTTTTAGGTGCTTGCTCTGATAATGGGGAAAGTCCCGTTATCAAGATAGAAAGGCTTTATGCAAAGATAGAATCGGACGATGGAAATTCTGGTTCCGGTGAAAAAGACTATGCGAATCAGAAGGAGGAGTTGCCGGTCTTGGAGGTAGGAGACGAAGTGAAGGCCTTTCTGCTTTTGGATGGAAATGGGGCGGAATTGAAAACTTTTAAACTTCAAAATGACGATGAAGTGGATACTAAACTCTTTTATGAGCAAGCAGAAGTATCAACGGAGGGAAATCTGACGGATGTGGAGAAAGGACAGCTTCGTTTTAAGGATGGTGTGTCAAAGGCTAGAATTATGGTTATGGCAACCATTAAACAAGTGGATAAGAACGGTGATGTAAAATTAGAGTTCTATCTTTCTTCCAAAGCCGAATGTGAGGGAGCACAGGAAGAAATCGGCTTGAAGACGAAAGCGGAAGATGATCAATGA
- a CDS encoding glucose-6-phosphate isomerase, which translates to MISLNIEKTVGFISKEKVFAYEAEVKAAQEMLEKGTGKGNDFLGWLHLPSSITKEHLADLNATAKVLRDNCEVVIVAGIGGSYLGARAVIEALSNSFIWLQEKKTAPVMIYAGHNISEDYLYELTEYLKDKKFGIINISKSGTTTETALAFRLLKKQCEDQRGKETAKKVIVAVTDAKKGAARVTADKEGYQTFIIPDNVGGRFSVLTPVGLLPIAVAGFDIDKLVAGAADMEKVCGSDVAFAENPAAIYAATRNELYKNGKKIEILVNFCPKLHYVSEWWKQLYGESEGKDNKGIFPASVDFSTDLHSMGQWIQEGERSIFETVISVEKVNHKLEVPSDEANLDGLNFLAGKRVDEVNKMAELGTQLAHVDGGVPNMRIVLPELSEYNIGGLLYFFEKACGISGYLLGVNPFNQPGVEAYKKNMFALLDKPGYEEESKAIRAKL; encoded by the coding sequence ATGATTAGCTTGAACATTGAAAAAACAGTTGGATTCATCTCCAAAGAAAAGGTTTTTGCTTACGAAGCTGAGGTAAAAGCCGCACAGGAAATGCTGGAAAAAGGCACAGGCAAAGGTAATGACTTTTTAGGATGGTTGCATTTGCCTTCTTCTATCACTAAAGAACATCTGGCCGACCTGAACGCTACAGCAAAAGTATTAAGAGATAACTGTGAAGTAGTAATCGTAGCCGGCATCGGTGGCAGCTATCTGGGTGCACGTGCCGTAATCGAGGCTCTGTCCAACAGCTTCATTTGGTTGCAGGAAAAGAAAACGGCTCCTGTCATGATCTATGCAGGACACAATATCAGCGAAGATTATCTGTATGAACTGACTGAATATCTGAAAGATAAAAAATTCGGAATTATCAATATCTCCAAATCAGGAACTACCACCGAAACGGCTCTTGCTTTCCGTTTGCTGAAAAAGCAATGCGAAGATCAGCGCGGCAAGGAAACCGCAAAGAAAGTAATCGTTGCAGTGACGGATGCAAAGAAAGGTGCTGCCCGTGTTACAGCCGACAAAGAAGGATACCAAACATTCATCATCCCTGATAACGTAGGCGGACGTTTCTCCGTACTGACTCCGGTTGGTTTGCTGCCTATCGCAGTTGCAGGATTCGATATTGACAAACTGGTTGCCGGTGCAGCCGATATGGAAAAGGTATGCGGATCGGACGTCGCATTTGCTGAAAACCCGGCTGCTATTTACGCTGCTACCCGCAATGAGTTGTACAAGAATGGCAAGAAGATCGAGATCCTTGTCAACTTCTGCCCGAAACTGCACTATGTAAGCGAATGGTGGAAACAACTTTATGGAGAATCTGAAGGAAAAGATAATAAAGGAATCTTCCCTGCATCGGTAGATTTTTCTACAGACCTTCACTCCATGGGACAATGGATTCAGGAAGGCGAACGTTCTATCTTCGAAACCGTGATTTCAGTAGAAAAGGTTAACCACAAACTGGAGGTTCCTTCTGACGAAGCAAATCTGGACGGCTTGAATTTCTTAGCCGGCAAGCGTGTGGACGAAGTGAACAAAATGGCAGAACTGGGAACACAGCTGGCTCACGTAGACGGTGGTGTACCTAATATGCGTATTGTACTTCCGGAATTGAGCGAATACAACATCGGCGGTCTGCTCTATTTCTTCGAAAAGGCTTGCGGTATCAGCGGTTATCTGTTGGGCGTGAACCCATTCAACCAACCGGGTGTGGAAGCATACAAAAAGAATATGTTTGCATTGCTGGACAAACCGGGGTATGAAGAAGAATCCAAAGCAATCCGTGCAAAACTATAA
- a CDS encoding NAD(P)H-dependent glycerol-3-phosphate dehydrogenase, protein MKLPGKIAIMGGGSWATAIAKMCLIQEDSINWYMRRDDRITDFKRLGHNPAYLTGVKFDTKRITFSSNINDIVKESDTLIFVTPSPYLKVHLKKLKTKIKDKFIITAIKGIVPDDNIIVSEYFIKEYGVPPENIAVLAGPCHAEEVALERLSYLTIACPDRDKARIFARRLGSSFIKTSVSDDVAGIEYSSVLKNVYAIAAGICSGLKYGDNFQAVLISNAIQEMNRFLNTVHPLNRNVDESVYLGDLLVTAYSNFSRNRTFGTMIGKGYSVKSAQIEMEMIAEGYYGTKCIKEINKHHHVNMPILDAVYNILYERISPMIEIKLLTDSFR, encoded by the coding sequence ATGAAACTACCCGGTAAGATAGCGATAATGGGCGGAGGAAGTTGGGCCACAGCCATCGCAAAGATGTGTTTAATCCAAGAGGACTCTATAAATTGGTATATGCGACGAGACGACCGCATCACCGATTTTAAGAGACTGGGACATAATCCAGCCTATTTGACAGGGGTGAAATTCGACACTAAGCGTATTACTTTCAGTTCCAATATCAATGATATTGTGAAGGAATCGGATACACTGATTTTCGTCACTCCTTCTCCTTATCTGAAAGTGCACCTGAAAAAGCTGAAAACGAAAATAAAGGATAAGTTTATCATCACCGCTATCAAAGGAATCGTACCCGATGACAACATAATTGTATCGGAATACTTCATTAAAGAATATGGTGTTCCCCCGGAAAACATCGCTGTACTGGCAGGCCCCTGCCACGCGGAAGAAGTAGCTCTGGAACGCCTTTCCTACCTGACTATCGCTTGTCCCGACAGAGACAAGGCCCGTATTTTCGCCCGCCGTCTGGGAAGCAGTTTTATCAAAACCTCCGTCAGTGACGATGTTGCAGGAATTGAATACAGTTCGGTACTAAAGAATGTATATGCCATTGCTGCCGGTATTTGCAGCGGTTTAAAATATGGTGATAACTTTCAGGCTGTGCTGATCTCCAATGCCATTCAGGAGATGAATCGTTTCCTGAACACGGTACATCCGTTGAACAGAAACGTGGACGAATCAGTTTATTTGGGAGATTTATTGGTGACCGCCTACTCCAACTTCAGCCGTAACCGGACTTTCGGCACGATGATAGGTAAAGGATATTCCGTGAAAAGTGCACAGATTGAAATGGAGATGATTGCCGAAGGTTACTATGGGACGAAGTGTATCAAGGAAATCAACAAACATCATCATGTCAATATGCCGATACTGGACGCCGTGTACAACATCCTGTACGAACGCATCTCACCTATGATTGAAATAAAATTACTAACTGATTCTTTTAGATAA
- the lysS gene encoding lysine--tRNA ligase, which translates to MNILELSEQEIIRRNSLNELRAMGIDPYPAAEYVTNAFSTDIKAEFKDDEEPRQVSVAGRIMSRRVMGKASFIELQDSKGRIQVYITRDDICPGEDKELYNSVFKRLLDLGDFIGIEGFVFRTQMGEISIHAKKLTVLAKSIKPLPIVKYKDGVAYDSFEDPELRYRQRYVDLVVNDGVKETFLKRATVVKTLRNALDEAGYTEVETPILQSIAGGASARPFITHHNSLDIDLYLRIATELYLKRLIVGGFEGVYEIGKNFRNEGMDKTHNPEFTCMELYVQYKDYNWMMNFTEKLLERICIAVNGCTETTVDGKTISFKAPYRRLPILDAIKEKTGYDLNGKSEEEIRQVCKELNMEEIDDTMGKGKLIDEIFGEFCEGTYIQPTFITDYPVEMSPLTKMHRSKPGLTERFELMVNGKELANAYSELNDPIDQEERFKEQMRLADKGDDEAMIIDQDFLRALQYGMPPTSGIGIGIDRLVMLMTGQTTIQEVLFFPQMRPEKVVKKDATSKYMELGIAEDWVPVIQKAGYNTVEDMKNVNPQKLHQDICGINKKYKLELTNPSVNDVTEWLNKLK; encoded by the coding sequence ATGAATATATTAGAACTAAGTGAACAGGAAATCATTCGACGCAACAGCCTGAATGAACTTCGTGCGATGGGTATTGATCCATACCCTGCAGCAGAATATGTAACCAATGCTTTCTCTACAGATATTAAAGCTGAATTCAAAGACGACGAAGAGCCGCGCCAGGTTTCCGTAGCGGGCCGTATCATGAGCCGCCGCGTGATGGGTAAAGCATCTTTCATCGAATTGCAGGATTCTAAAGGCCGCATCCAGGTGTACATCACCCGGGATGATATCTGTCCGGGAGAAGACAAGGAGCTGTACAACTCTGTATTCAAACGCCTGCTCGACTTAGGTGACTTTATCGGTATCGAAGGTTTCGTGTTCCGCACACAAATGGGCGAAATCAGTATCCATGCAAAGAAACTGACTGTACTTGCAAAATCCATCAAACCGTTGCCTATCGTTAAGTACAAAGACGGGGTGGCTTACGACTCTTTCGAAGACCCCGAACTCCGTTATCGCCAACGTTATGTTGACCTGGTGGTAAACGACGGTGTAAAAGAAACATTCCTGAAGCGTGCCACCGTAGTGAAGACACTGCGTAACGCTCTTGACGAAGCCGGATACACGGAAGTGGAAACTCCTATCCTGCAATCTATCGCCGGCGGAGCAAGCGCACGTCCGTTCATCACTCACCATAACTCACTGGATATAGACCTTTATCTGCGCATCGCTACGGAACTTTATCTGAAAAGATTAATCGTAGGTGGTTTTGAAGGTGTATACGAAATAGGTAAGAACTTCCGTAACGAGGGTATGGATAAAACTCACAATCCGGAATTTACCTGTATGGAACTTTATGTTCAGTACAAGGATTACAACTGGATGATGAATTTCACCGAAAAACTGCTGGAACGCATCTGTATCGCTGTAAACGGCTGTACGGAAACCACTGTCGATGGAAAGACTATCAGCTTTAAAGCTCCTTACCGCCGTCTGCCTATCCTCGATGCTATCAAAGAAAAGACCGGATACGACCTGAACGGCAAGAGCGAAGAAGAAATCCGCCAAGTGTGCAAGGAACTGAATATGGAAGAAATCGATGACACAATGGGCAAGGGCAAGCTGATTGACGAAATCTTCGGTGAATTCTGCGAAGGAACTTACATACAGCCGACTTTCATCACCGATTATCCGGTAGAAATGTCCCCGCTGACCAAAATGCATCGTTCTAAACCGGGACTGACCGAACGTTTCGAGCTGATGGTAAACGGCAAAGAGTTGGCTAATGCTTATTCGGAATTGAATGACCCGATTGATCAGGAAGAACGTTTCAAAGAGCAAATGCGCCTAGCCGACAAGGGTGACGATGAAGCTATGATTATCGATCAGGACTTCCTGCGTGCCTTACAATATGGTATGCCTCCTACATCGGGTATAGGTATCGGTATCGACCGTCTGGTGATGTTAATGACCGGACAGACCACCATTCAGGAAGTATTATTCTTCCCGCAAATGCGCCCGGAAAAAGTTGTGAAAAAAGATGCAACCTCCAAATATATGGAATTGGGAATCGCGGAAGACTGGGTTCCAGTAATCCAAAAAGCCGGTTACAACACCGTAGAAGATATGAAAAATGTCAATCCGCAGAAGCTACATCAGGACATCTGTGGCATTAACAAGAAATATAAATTAGAACTGACCAATCCGTCCGTAAACGACGTGACCGAGTGGCTAAACAAACTTAAATAA
- a CDS encoding MATE family efflux transporter: MYLCRLKLIGMTGQKTPTALGTEKIGKLLMQYAIPAIIAMTASSLYNMVDSIFIGHGVGAMAISGLALTFPLMNLAAAFGSLVGVGAATLISVKLGQKDYDTAQRVLGNVLVLNMIIGLAFTVVTLVFLDPILYFFGGSDATVGYARDYMIVILLGNVVTHLYLGLNAVLRSAGHPQQAMYATIATVVINTILDPVFIYGFGWGIQGAAIATITAQVIALAWQFKLFSNKEELLYFHKGIFRLKKKIVVDSLAIGMAPFLMNLAACFIVILINQGLQHHGGDLAIGAFGIVNRLVFLFVMIVMGLNQGMQPIAGYNYGAKQYPRVTKVLKMTIYAATIVTTTGFLMGMLIPNLAVSIFTTHEELVDISAKGLRIVVMFFPIVGFQMVTSNFFQSIGMASKAIFLSISRQVLILIPCLLILPHYYGQLGVWVSMPISDLTASLIAGTMLWWQFKQFNRQKELISSD; encoded by the coding sequence TTGTATCTTTGCCGTCTCAAACTAATAGGTATGACAGGACAGAAGACACCCACTGCGTTGGGTACGGAAAAGATTGGGAAGCTTTTAATGCAATATGCCATTCCGGCAATTATCGCCATGACGGCCTCTTCTCTTTACAATATGGTAGATAGTATTTTCATTGGTCACGGAGTGGGGGCGATGGCTATCTCCGGGTTAGCATTAACTTTCCCGTTAATGAATCTTGCCGCGGCTTTCGGTTCCTTGGTCGGTGTCGGTGCAGCTACATTGATTTCGGTAAAGTTGGGACAGAAAGATTATGATACGGCACAGCGGGTTTTGGGAAATGTGCTGGTATTGAATATGATTATCGGGCTTGCTTTTACGGTGGTCACACTGGTTTTTCTCGATCCTATTCTTTATTTTTTCGGGGGTAGTGACGCTACGGTAGGATATGCACGTGATTATATGATTGTTATCTTGTTGGGTAACGTTGTCACTCACCTTTATTTAGGGTTGAATGCCGTGCTTCGTTCAGCGGGACATCCGCAGCAGGCGATGTATGCCACAATTGCTACGGTGGTGATTAATACCATACTCGACCCTGTTTTTATTTATGGCTTCGGCTGGGGAATACAGGGAGCGGCTATTGCTACTATTACGGCACAGGTCATCGCATTGGCATGGCAGTTCAAACTATTCTCTAATAAGGAAGAGCTCTTGTATTTCCACAAAGGAATCTTCCGGTTAAAGAAGAAAATAGTAGTCGATTCTTTAGCAATCGGTATGGCGCCTTTCCTAATGAATCTGGCGGCGTGTTTTATCGTAATTCTTATCAATCAAGGTTTGCAGCATCATGGTGGCGACTTGGCTATCGGAGCGTTCGGAATAGTAAACCGGCTGGTATTTCTCTTTGTCATGATTGTAATGGGACTGAATCAGGGGATGCAGCCGATTGCCGGTTACAATTATGGAGCCAAGCAATATCCGCGTGTAACAAAAGTATTGAAAATGACGATTTATGCCGCAACAATCGTTACCACTACCGGCTTCCTGATGGGGATGTTGATTCCTAATTTGGCGGTTTCTATCTTTACAACGCACGAGGAACTGGTGGATATTTCTGCCAAAGGCTTACGTATTGTAGTGATGTTCTTCCCCATTGTCGGTTTTCAAATGGTAACTTCCAATTTCTTTCAGAGCATCGGTATGGCAAGTAAGGCAATCTTTTTGTCAATCTCCCGCCAAGTTCTTATCCTCATACCCTGCCTACTGATTCTTCCTCACTATTACGGGCAATTAGGAGTCTGGGTAAGTATGCCGATTTCCGATCTGACAGCCAGTCTGATCGCAGGAACAATGCTTTGGTGGCAGTTCAAACAATTCAACAGGCAGAAGGAATTAATCAGCTCTGATTAA
- a CDS encoding DUF4248 domain-containing protein: MEKSLLEKEEIPFRIKTYKKKELACMYNPNITPRCAIRIFTKWIKINKELFRLLTATGYHPRTRTFTPRQVQIITSILDTP, encoded by the coding sequence ATGGAAAAATCACTATTAGAAAAGGAGGAAATTCCGTTTCGTATTAAAACTTATAAGAAAAAAGAATTAGCTTGTATGTACAATCCGAACATTACCCCACGTTGCGCCATACGCATATTCACCAAATGGATTAAAATAAATAAAGAACTGTTCCGATTACTAACTGCCACAGGTTATCATCCTCGTACACGAACTTTCACTCCCCGACAGGTACAAATCATAACCAGTATTCTGGACACTCCATAA